The Schistocerca serialis cubense isolate TAMUIC-IGC-003099 chromosome 10, iqSchSeri2.2, whole genome shotgun sequence genome includes a region encoding these proteins:
- the LOC126425191 gene encoding GATA zinc finger domain-containing protein 14-like, whose translation MVKTRHQYTMEQQSSNANMDTQTHSDTEINTDTQTHQNNPLQTQINAERSNSEPNLRDHVTSNDAAGASSFCNQNFGAILNSILEGISNIKQDNDEKFSQLMTDNAAFRNDIKSDFATLTQKVDEINTRLSKQVDDLTEKFENLELRQSDNANHIHDLTKTCETINCKLESNTHACDEINLKVQPNSTPTTHFYTHRRKSRFGNEHMYSHEFQHSNTQYTDTHSNRYPSPEIQYNYHSDEEPCTHREEFNDYTERNRRTRNKEEESLFKHLNMQNSHHNSQLHTNNNYNYAQGDNPYKKRRNNNFNSRSNNGNNNGHKAKHKHWQRNNNTDYTRNGTLTPHFNQNDNQYDVRQWQTPQPPPQNHIQMPQGNFAQTSNTNQQVTSANRKQTGDWQRQYPNPLAEYADTKTRQADRLNDRRQLLL comes from the exons atggtaaaaactcgacaccagtacacaatggaacaacaatcaagtaatgcaaacatggatacacagacacattcagacacagaaattaatacagacacgcaaacacatcaaaataatccgctacagacacaaataaacgccgagaggagcaattcagaaccaaacctgagagaccacgtcacgtctaatgacgcggcgggggcaagctcattttgcaatcaaaattttggcgctatactgaattcaattttggaaggcatatccaatattaagcaagataatgacgaaaaattctcacaattaatgacagacaatgcagccttcaggaatgacataaaatcagacttcgccacactgactcaaaaggtagatgaaattaatacacgtctttccaaacaggtcgacgatcttacggaaaaattcgaaaatttagagttacgacaaagcgacaatgccaatcacatccatgacttgacaaaaacctgtgaaactattaattgcaaactagaatcaaacacgcacgcatgtgacgaaattaatttaaag GTACAACCCAATAgtacacccactacacatttttacacacacagaagaaaatctcgatTCGGGAATGAACACATGTACTCACACGaatttcaacactcaaatacacaatacactgacacgcatagcaacagatacccatcacctgaaatacaatacaattatcattctgatgaagaaccatgtacacacagggaagaattcaatgattacacggaaagaaacagacgaacacgtaacaaagaagaagaaagtctattcaagcacc taaacatgcaaaacagtcaccacaactcacagctgcacacaaacaacaactacaactatgcacagggagataacccgtacaaaaaacgaagaaacaacaattttaattcaagaagcaataatggaaacaacaacggacacaaagcaaaacacaaacactggcaaagaaacaacaacacagattacacaagaaatggaacacttaCACCGCACTTTAATCAGAACGACAACCAGTATGatgtgagacagtggcaaacaccgcaaccgccaccacaaaatcatattcagatgccacaagggaattttgcgcaaacaagcaacacaaaccaacaagtgacttcagccaaccgaaaacagacaggtgattggcaaagacaatatccaaat cccttagcagagtatgctgatacaaaaacaag acaagctgacagactaaatgaccggagacaattgctgctctga